The Terrirubrum flagellatum nucleotide sequence AGCTCATCCCCTCCACGGGGATGCTGAGCGTGCGCGCGCTCGTCGGCTTCACTGCGGCTGCGGTCATGGGCCATCCTTTCCTCGGGATGGAGCCTGAGATAAAGGTTCCCCTTATGGGAAGGTCAAGGGGTCGGAAGCCGACAAAGGGCGATCGGAAAAATTCCATTGCACGGGCCTTGACCTTGCCATGTGGCAAGCCGGCAAGAGGATTTCAGGCCAAATGCCTCAGGAGATTTCCAGGATGTGCGGAGCCCATCATCATTCCGAGACCCCGGCGAAGACCGTTTCCGGCGTCTCCGTGATCGTCGATGACATGACCTGCGGCCATTGCGCCGGCACGATCAAGAGCGCGATCGAGACCTCGATCCCCGGCGCGAAGGTGTCCGCCGATCCGGCCGCCCGGCTGGTCTCGGTCGAAGGCGCCGACCTCGCCAAGGTTCGCGAGATCATCTCGCTGGCCGGCTACACTCCGGCCGCTCCGGCGCACGCCTGAGATTTTCCGCCGCTCAGGCGGCGATCGCCATTTAAAGGCCGCGGCCGATCGCCGCGGCCTTTTTTGCGCCCTTGGCCGACGCCTTCCCGGCGCCATGCGCATGCGGTCCGCCGCCATGGCTGCAGGCGCCGTGCTCGGCCAACACCTCGATCACGCGGCAATCGGCGATCTGCCCGCCGTGGCAGTGATCGACCACCCGCTCCAGCTCCTCCGCGAGATCGGTCAGGCGCGCGATCTTGGCGCGGACGGATTTGAGCTGCTCTCGGGCGATCGAATCCGCCTTCTCGCAGGGCGCTGACGGATTCTGCGAAAGCTGCAGCAGTTCGCGAATCGATTCGACCGAGAATCCGAGATCGCGCGCATGCATGATGAAGCGCAGCCGCTCGATATGGCTGGCGAGATAGCGCCTTTGGTTGCCCTCGGTCCGCTCCGGCTCCGGCAGGAGGCCGATCTGCTCATAGAAGCGAATGGTTTCGACCCGGCAGCCCGTAGCCTCGCCAACCCGGCCGATCGAATAGCTGCGCTCCATCGCGAACTCCGAAAAAGCCTCTTGAACCTGAAGCGACTAGAGGAATTATGGTGGCGGCCGATCGAGAACGCAAGCGCGGGCCAGGCCATGTCGAACGGCGAAAAAAACCATTCACATCATGGGCATCACCATGATCACGGCACCTGCTGCGGCGGTCATGACCACGCGCATGGGCATGTGGCCAAGCCCGCCCAGGCCCATGTCCATGGGCCGTCATGCAACCACGATCATGATCATCATGGACGCGATCGCCACGCGCATGGCCATGATCACGCCCACGCCGCGCAGCCGGCCGCGCTGAAGGCGCATGTTCATGGGCCGTCCTGCAATCATGATCATCGCGAGCATGACGCCCACGCCTCCGCGCCGAAGCCGCATGTCCACGGCCCATCCTGCAATCACGGCCCGCATGAGCACGATGATCATCACGGACATGATCACGCGCATCACCATCACGGGCATGTTCATGGACCGTCCTGCAGTCACGACCACGCCCATGCCGAACCCGAGCCGATGGCTGCGGCGGGGGGCTCGACCCTATGGAAAGTCACCGGCATGGATTGCGGGAGTTGCGCGACGACGATCCGCACTGCGCTCGAGCGCATGCCCGGCGTTTCCGACATCCGCATCTCGATCACCAACGAGACGGTCGCGCTGCTTCTCGACGACAAGAAAACCAGCGGCGCCGACATCGAAAAGCAGATCTCCCGCCTCGGTTACACGCCGTCGCTGATCGACGCGCAGGCGAAAAACGCGGGCGCGATCGCGCACGAAGCGCCGCGCGCCTGGTGGCGGCAGCCGAAAGGGCAACTTGCGATCGCGTCAGGCGCGCTTGTCGCGCTCGCTTATGGCGCGAGCCTCGTCATTCCCGCCTGGTCCTACGCGCTGTTCATCGCCGCAACGATCATCGCCGCCGCTCCCATCGCTCGCCGCGCCATCTCGGCGGCGTTCGCGCGCGCGCCCTTCACTATCCAGATGCTGCTGACGATCGCCGTCATCGGCGCGCTGGCGATCGGCGCCGCCGAAGAAGCCGCCGTCGTGGTGTTCCTGTTCTGCGTCGGCGAAGTGCTGGAAGGCGTCGCCGCCAATCAGGCGCGCGAAGGCATTCGCTCGCTCGCGGCTCTCGTGCCCCAATCAGCTTTCGTCGAGCAGAATGGGCGCGTTGTTGAAGTTGCGGCGGCGAGCCTCGCTGTCGGCCAGATGGTTCTCGTGCGGCCCGGCGATCGCGCGCCTGCGGACGGCAAGGTGGTCGAAGGCCATTCCAGCATGGATGAATCGCCGATCACCGGCGAATCGGCGCCGCGCACGAAAGGCCCCGGCGCCGATGTGTTCGCGGGCTCCATCAATCATGAAGCGGCGCTGAAGCTTCGCGTCGAACGCGCCGCGAAAGACAACATGATCTCGCGCATCGTCGCGCTGGTCGAAGAGGCGCAGGAGTCGAAGGCGCCGACCGAGCGCTTTATCGATCGCTTCTCGCGCATCTATATGCCCTTCATCGTCGGGCTCTCGGCGCTGGTGGCCATTATTCCTCCGCTCGCCATGGGCGCGAGCTGGAGCGAATGGGTCTATCGCGGCCTCACGCTGCTGCTGATCGGCTGCCCCTGCGCGCTCGTGATCTCCGTTCCCGCCGCGATCGCGTCGAGCCTCTCGACAGCAGCGCGTCACGGCCTGCTGATCAAGGGCGGCGCGATCGTCGAATCCCTTGCGCGGACAGAGATCGTCGCCTTCGACAAGACCGGCACGCTGACGGAGGGCCGCCCCGTCGTCACCGAAGCGGTGGCGTTTGTCGGCTCCGAGGCCGATCTGCTCGCGCGCGCGGCCGCGATCGAAGGCCGCTCAAGTCATCCGCTTGCGGAAGCGATCACGAAGCATGCGGCGAAGCTGAATATCCCGTCGCTGCCTGCAGCCGCGGTGAAAGCCATTCCCGGCAAGGGCATGGAAGGAGAGGTCGGCGCTGAGACCATTTTCATTGGCGCGCCGCGCCATGCAGCCGAACGCGTGGCGCTGGCCAGCGACGTCGGCAGCGAGATCGCGCGACTCGAAAATGAAGGCAAGACGGTCGTGGTCGTTGCAAAAGGCGCTGCTGTCGCAGGCCTTATTGCTTTGCGCGACGAACCGCGTCGCGATGCGGCCGCGGCTATCGCCGAACTGAAAGCGATGGGCGTCGACGCGGTGATGCTCACCGGCGATAATGCGCAAACCGGCGCCGCGATCGGACGCGCGCTCGGAATTTCCGCGAAGGCTGAGATGCTGCCGGCCGACAAGGCCGACGCGATCAAGGCGTTGGCCGCGTCGAAGCGCGTCGCGATGATCGGCGACGGCATCAATGATGCGCCGGCGCTCGCGTCAGCCCATGTCGGCGTCGCCATGGGCTCAGGCACCGGCGTCGCGCTTGAAACAGCCGACGCAGCGTTGCTGAAAAATCGCGTCGCGGACGTGCCGGCCCTCATCAAGCTGTCGCGCGCGACCATGGCGAATATCCGCGAGAACATCACGATCGCGCTGGCGTTGAAGGCGCTGTTCGTCGTCACCACCATCACGGGAACGACGGGCCTCTGGATGGCCGTCATCGCAGACACCGGCGGCACGGTCCTGGTGACGCTGAACGCGCTGCGTCTGCTCGGCTGGTTCCGTTCTCAGAAAAGCGAAACCCCAACGGCCGGCGACAATCGCAACGAGCCTGCCCTCGCCACGTCATAAGCCGCCGAATCATAGTTGGGAATTTTAGATCGTCGCGGCCGTTAGGTCAGGCCGCGACGCCGCCTTATTGTTGTGGACTTATCGACCGGAGGAAATCATTAACGATCGGGACGCTATGTCGTTGCGCCCGCATTTTAGGAGTTGAGAGCCATGGCGAAGAAAGCCGTCGTCAAGAAAGTCACGAAGCGTCGCGAGTGGACGAAGGACGATGTTCGCCAGCTCAAGGTTCTGGCGAAGCAGAAGACGCCGGCCGCGAAGGTGGCGAGAGCCCTGAAGCGCACCGAAGGCGCGACGCGGCAGAAGGCGTTTCAGCTCGGAATCTCGATGGATTCGCGCGGCTGATCGCGAAACGTCAGGCGCTCCGTCTTTTAGCAATGACGGCGCGGCGGTGACGGACGACTCCGCGCCATCGATCGTAATCTATGTCGACGCAGACGCCTGCCCGGTGAAGGCGGAAGTCTACCGCGTCGCCGAGCGTTATCGACTGAAGGTCTTCGTCGTCGCCAACAGCTACATCAACACGCCGCGCGATCCGCTGATCGAGCGAATCGTCGTCGGCGCCGATCCTGACGCGGCTGACGACTGGATCGTGGAGCGCGCCGACGCCCGCTCCATTGTCATCACCGCCGATATTCCGCTCGCGAGCCGCGCGGTGAAAGCGGGCGCCGTCGTCATTGCGCCCAACGGCCGCGTTCACACGGCGGATTCTGTCGGCATGGCGCTCGCGACGCGCAATCTCATGCAAGGTTTGCGCGACGCCGGCGAGATCACCGGAGGCCCCGGCGCTTTCACGCCCCGCGACCGATCGAATTTCCTGTCAGCGCTCGACAATGCGATTGTCAGGCTCAAGCGATCCGGCGGCTGACCCTTTCTCTACCGACCGTTCGACGAATCCGGCGACCGCCGTGATCGCCGCATCCGACTGCGGCATCGCGGCGAATTCACGCAGCGGCACGGGCTTCACCGGCGGACGCAGGCGATAATAGCCGACATCAGCAGGCGAGACGCCGCGCGCCTGCGCAATCATTTCGCTGACGGTCAGCCCGCACAGACGGCCCTGGCACGGGCCCATGCCGCAACGCAAGAAGGCCTTCATCTGATTCGGCCCCTGCACGCCGAGCGCCGCCGTCGCGCGAACACGACCGGCGCTGACTTCCTCGCAACGACAGACGATGGCGTCGTCGCGCTGCGGCACGCGAAATTCATCGGCCGGCCTGAACAGGCGGTCGAGAAAAGCGCGGCCTCGCAGAACCGAGGCGAGCCGCTTTTTCAGTTCAGCGCCGCGCTGCGCGAACATCTCCTTCGAAATCCGGCTGAGCCGGAAGGCGGCGACGAGACCCGCGATCTCGCCTTCGATCACTGAGGCCTGCGCGCCGACAATGCCGCCGCCATCGCCGGCGATCGAAATTCCAGCTTCGGAACTTTCGAGCCACTCGTCGCGCTTCGGCCTGAACAGCGCCTGTTTTTCATCCCATTCCAGCGCGCATCCCGCAGCCGACGAAAGATTGAGATTGGGCGCGACGCCCTGATGCAGAAGCAGGAGATCGGCGTCGATGCGCTCCATCGTTCCGTTCGTCCGCGTGACGATAAGCGTTTCGAATTTGTCACCGCCGACAGCCTCCAGAGCCGACACGTTGCGGATCACGCGGATGCGCTTCGCGACATCGAAGAGCAGCTTCAGCCCCTTCGCCGCGTAAGACGACATTGCGAAAGCGGGAAAGTCAGGCAGCGCCACGCGCCAGTTCTTTCGCGGCGTCGTATCGACCAGCGCCACAGGCGGCGCACCCGCTGCAATGAGTTGGCTTGCAAGAAGATAAAGAAGCGGCCCGCTTCCCGCGATCACCGTGCGGCCGCTCGGCGCCAACGCCGACGTCTTGAGGAGAATTTGCGCAGCGCCGGCGCTCATCACGCCCGGCAAGGTCCAGCCTGGAATCGGAAATGGCCGCTCGATTGCGCCCGTCGCGAGCAGAACGCGTTGCGCGCCAATCGCGCGCGCGACGCCGCCAAGAGAAATTCCGACTTCAAGGGGATAATCAGCGTCGGGCGTTTCCTCATCCGTCGGCGCGACGCTCCAGACAAGCGCGCCCAGCGTATAGGCGGCGGCGCTCTCTGCGAATGCAGCGCTGAGTTTCTTGCCTGCGGCATAATCAGGCCCAAGACGGCGGCGATCCGCTTCGCTGCTTCTCGTAATTCCGCGATAGATCTGGCCGCCGGGCGCGCCATTTTCGTCAGCGAGCAGCACGGACAATCCGAAGCCCGACGCGGTCGCAGCGGCAGCGAGGCCGGCGGGGCCGGCGCCAACAATGACGAGATCATAGCTGCGCCTGAGGTCGGACGCAGAGGTGAAGCGCTCGCTCATTCCGCGTCCTCGAACACAGCGGCGCCTTGCTGCGTTTCGACGCGCATGCCTTCAACGACGGGCGTCAGACAGCCCTGCCGGTTGGGCGCGCCGTCGATGACGACAAGGCATTCGAAGCACACACCCATCATGCAATAGGGCGCGCGCGGCGCGCGCGAAACCGGCGTGTGGCGTGTCGCGAGCTGGCCGGCGGCGAGCAACGCGGCAGCGACCGTGTCGCCTTCCTGCGCGGTGAGCGCTTCGCCATCAAAGGTGAATCGAACAAGCGCGCGGGCGCGATCAGGCAGCCGCCGGTACATCGAACCTCCGCGCGGAGAAACTTGAGAGCTCATCGGAGAGAGCGCCAGCAGCGATCTGCTCGGGCAATGTCAGCGCGTGATTGGCCGCAAGCGTCACGCCGGAATGGCAGGCGAGCGAGAAAGCGCCGGGACAAGTGCTTGACTGATCGTAAGCCGGAAATCCATCGGGCGTGACGACACGAAATCCTGTCCAGACGCGCATGGCGTTGGCGTTTCCGAGCAGCGGAAATGAGCGCACCGCGCGCTCCGCCAGAACAGCCGTGACCGGCGGACGCGGGCGCTCGCTGTCGAGCGTCGCTTCCTTGCTTTCGCCGATCAGCACCGTGCCTTCATCGGTCTGGCGCAGGCTGCCTGTAGGGTGATGCAGAAACGGCTGCAGTCTTTCGGTGACGATGATCTGGCCGCGGCTTGGCACGAGCGGCGTCGACAAGCCCACCATCGGCGCAAGCTTTGCGCCGCCGAGCCCCGCGGCGATGACGAGTTTTCCGGCGCCCAACGTCCAGCCTTCACCGGACACTTCGAATCCCCCGTTGCGATGGACGATCGACATCGCTTTGCGATGCGGCAGATAGGTGGCGCCGCGTTGCTTGAGCGCAGCGTGAAAAGCGGCGAGCAGTCGCAGCGGATTGGCGTGCCCGTCGAGCGGCGAGAAGATCGCGCCGGCGACAGTCGGACCGATGTGCGGCAGACGCCGCTTCGTCTCCGCGTGATCGAGCAGTTCATAGGTCAAAGGCGGAACGCCGGGCGCGTTCATGCCGGGCTGCGCGGCCAGCTTCGCCATCGAGGCTTCGCCGCGCTGCATCTCCAGATCGGTCAGGCGAATCGAGAAGCCGCCGGGCTGGCTGTGCCCGGAATCGATACCCGTTTCGTCCTTGAGCGCAGCGTTGAGTTCGGCCCACGAGGCCGCGGAGCGTCGCGACCAGCGCGAATAGGCCGTCGAGCCCAGGCCCTTGCTCTGCACCCAGACCAAACCGAAGTTGGCGCGCGCGGCGCGCAGCGCCACATCGCCTTCATCGAGAATGGCGACCGACAATTTCCGCCGGGCGAGGCCCCAGCCGACCGATACGCCGACGAGCCCGCCGCCCACCACGATCACGTCATAGGTCATGGGGCGATCCTAACCGGCCGAGCGCAAAGCGTCGCGCGCGGCGGCCCGTCCGCCAAGACGATCCTGCCGAAATCGGCGCGGCGAACCCATTGATCTGCCGCAGGGCTCGCGCCGGCCGGTCCTAGCATTTTCTGCCGCCGCGAGGGAAACTTGGCCTGCGCGCGCGCGATCGGGACGGCGGAAAAAGCCATCTCTGCGGGCAGTTTTACGAAGAATGCGCCAATAAGGCCCGGAGGCATATGATGCTGTCGAACTCCCTGCGCGCGCTCGATCACGACCACTGGATTCATCCGGTGATCTCCTGGAAGGGGCACGAGGCCGCCGGCGTCAAAGTGCTGCGCTCGGGCCGCGGCGCGTTCCTGACCGATGGCGAGGGTCGCGAGCATCTCGACGGATTCGCCGGCCTCTGGTGCGTCAATGTCGGCTATGGCCAGGACAGCATCGTCGAGGTCGCGGCCGAGCAGATGCGCCGCCTGCCCTACGCCACCGGCTACTTCCATTTCGGCAGCGAGCCCGCCATCCGGCTGAGCGCGAAGCTCGCTGAAATCGCGCCGGGCGATCTCAGCCACAGCTATTTCACGCTTGGCGGCTCCGACGCCGTCGACAGCGCGATCCGGCTGATCCGCTACTACTACAATGTCACCGGCCGCCCGCAGAAGAAGCGCTTCATCGCGCTCGAGCGCGGCTATCACGGCTCAAGCTCCACCGGCGCCGGCCTCACCGCGCTGCCTGCGTTCCATCTCAACTTCGACCTGCCGACCGTCGAGCAGCATCACATCCCCTCGCCCTATCCCTATCGCAATCCTGTCGGCGATGATCCCGAGGCGATCATCGCCGCGTCCGTCGCGCAGTTGAAGGCGAAGGTGGAGGAGCTAGGCGCCGACACGGTCGCCGCGTTCTTCTGCGAGCCCGTGCAGGGCTCCGGCGGCGTGGTCGTGCCACCCAAGGGATGGCTGAAGGCGATGCGCGAAGCGGCGCGCGAGCTCGATATTCTCTTTGTCGCGGATGAAGTCATCACCGGCTTCGGTCGCACCGGCCCGATGTTCGCCTGCGAAGCCGAAGGCGTCGTTCCCGATCTCATGACCATGGCGAAAGGCCTGACCTCAGGCTACGCGCCCATGGGCGCAGTGATGTTCGGCGAGAAAGTCTATCGCGGCATCGCCGACAATGCGCCCGCCGGCGCGCCTGTCGGCCATGGCTACACCTATTCCGGCCACCCCGTCAGCGCCGCTGTCGCGCTCGAAGTCATCCGCCTTTACGAGGAAGGCGGCGTGCTCGCAAACGGGCAGGCGTCCGGCGCGCATTTCGAACGAAAGCTCGCCAAGCTCGCCGATCATCCGCTGGTGGGCGACGTGCGCGCGCGCGGACTGGTCGCGGGAATCGAACTCGTGGCCGACAAGCGCACCAGGGCGAAATTCCCGAAGGAGTTGCGCGTGGCCGACCATCTCGCCCGTTTCGGCGAAGAGAATCGCGTCATCTTCCGCGCCTTCGCCGATGACGTGATCGGGCTTGCGCCGGCGCTCACTCTCACGACGGCCGAGATCGACTTGCTGGTCTCGCGCATCGCCAAGACGCTCGACGATGTTCTGGAGCTGCCGGAAGTGCGCGGCGCGCTGGTTGCATGAGGCGAAAGCGCGGCTAGGCTGGCGTGAAGGGGAGGAGAGTTGCGTGCATCCATCGGCCGTGAAGCTCGACAGGATCGATATGAAGATTCTGGCGCAACTGCAGCGCAACGGGCGCCTGACCAACGTCAACCTTGCAGACGCGGTCGGCCTTTCCGCCAGCCCTTGCCTGCTGCGCGTGAAGCGGCTTGAGCAGGCCGGTTATATCTCAGGCTATGGCGCGCATCTCAATCTCGCCAGGCTCGGCGAGACGGTAACGGTCTTCACGGAGATCACCCTCACCGATCACACCAAAGAGTATTTCCAGCGTTTCGAGGCGGCGCTGCGGCGCATCGACGAAGCGATGGAGTGTCACCTTGTCAGCGGCGGCTATGATTATCTCGTCAAGTTCGTGACGCGCGGGCTCTCGCACTATCAGGAAATCGTCGAAGGGATGCTCGAACGCAATATCGGCATCTCGAAATATTTCAGCTACATCGTCATCAAGACGCCGATCCAGAAATTCGAACATCCGCTCGGCTCGCTCTTCGAAGGCCGACTGTCTCAATAACTGCGAAGACGGTCGACGCGGTTCAGCAGCGGCTCGCCAGCCCTGTGCCTGCGGATCGCTGAGATGACCTGCATCGCCGATGAGGCGGGGTGAGCGAAGCTCGCTACATGCGGCGTCACCATCACAAGCGGATGCCGGAAAAGTGGATCATCAACCGCAGGCGGCTCCTGCGGCAGCACGTCGAGGACAGCGCAAGCGATCTGGCCGCTATCGAGCGCGGCGACGAGATCGTCAGCAACGATGTGGCCGCCTCGGCCGATCGCCAGAAGCCGCGATCCCTCAGGCATAGCCGCGAAAGTCGAGGCGCAGAGAATGCCGCGCGTCTCCACCGTCAAAGGCAACAAGCAAATGAGAATGTCGCTGCCGGACAGGAATTCGCCGAGCGACTCGACGCCTGCGAAAGTTCGCACGCCGTCAATCGCCTTCGGCGACGCGCTCCAGCCCCGCACCGGAAAACCCTGATCGCGAACCGCTTCGGCGACGGCGCGGCCGAGCACGCCGAGCCCCATCACTCCCACGGTGCGTTCGGCGGCGCGCAGAATCGGCCTTTCCCGCCAACGACCCGCCTGCTTGTCGGCGGCGTAGATCGGCGCGTCGCGATGCAAGGCGATGACGCCGAACAGCGCATACTCCACCATCGAGCGCGTCAATTCCGGATCGACCATGCGCACGACTGCGACCTTTTCCGGGATCTTTCTCATATCGAGTTGATCGACGCCGGCGCCGACCGAAAACAGAACTTCGAGCTTCGGAAATCGGGCGGCGAGGTCGGCCGGCGGCATCCACGCCGCGAGATAATCCGCATCGTCCGTGCGCACGCCTTCTTTCCAGATGCGAAACTCCACATCCGGCAATTCGCGCGCAAAGATATCGGCCCAGACCAGTCCGCGCTTCGGCTCGGACGTATAGATGAAAACGGGACGGTCGTTCATCAGCCGAGCGCCTGATTGATCAAGGCGTAAGTCGCTGCGCCCGTTCGCCGCCATTCGGCGCCGCGTCCCATCACGAGGCCTGAATCAACTTCGGCCAACCCCGCGCGCGCGAGAAAGGCGGCATAGTCGCCTTCATAGAAAGCTGTATCCGCGCGGAAGAAACCGCCGACATTCGCTTCGACATGAGGCCTAGCGAGCGCGATCGCCATCGCATCATCTTCGGCAACCATCGGCCCCAGCAGACGGCCGCGGCCGAATGCGCGGCACAGAGCGAAGCCGACGACATCGCCGCCTCGCTCGCACACGAAACCAGTCGACCGGCCAAGCGCCGCGCGCAACGCGACTGATCTGTCGACGCCTGTCGCGCCGCGATCCAACGCAAGCAACGCCACTTC carries:
- a CDS encoding heavy-metal-associated domain-containing protein, coding for MCGAHHHSETPAKTVSGVSVIVDDMTCGHCAGTIKSAIETSIPGAKVSADPAARLVSVEGADLAKVREIISLAGYTPAAPAHA
- a CDS encoding heavy metal translocating P-type ATPase, whose amino-acid sequence is MAAAGGSTLWKVTGMDCGSCATTIRTALERMPGVSDIRISITNETVALLLDDKKTSGADIEKQISRLGYTPSLIDAQAKNAGAIAHEAPRAWWRQPKGQLAIASGALVALAYGASLVIPAWSYALFIAATIIAAAPIARRAISAAFARAPFTIQMLLTIAVIGALAIGAAEEAAVVVFLFCVGEVLEGVAANQAREGIRSLAALVPQSAFVEQNGRVVEVAAASLAVGQMVLVRPGDRAPADGKVVEGHSSMDESPITGESAPRTKGPGADVFAGSINHEAALKLRVERAAKDNMISRIVALVEEAQESKAPTERFIDRFSRIYMPFIVGLSALVAIIPPLAMGASWSEWVYRGLTLLLIGCPCALVISVPAAIASSLSTAARHGLLIKGGAIVESLARTEIVAFDKTGTLTEGRPVVTEAVAFVGSEADLLARAAAIEGRSSHPLAEAITKHAAKLNIPSLPAAAVKAIPGKGMEGEVGAETIFIGAPRHAAERVALASDVGSEIARLENEGKTVVVVAKGAAVAGLIALRDEPRRDAAAAIAELKAMGVDAVMLTGDNAQTGAAIGRALGISAKAEMLPADKADAIKALAASKRVAMIGDGINDAPALASAHVGVAMGSGTGVALETADAALLKNRVADVPALIKLSRATMANIRENITIALALKALFVVTTITGTTGLWMAVIADTGGTVLVTLNALRLLGWFRSQKSETPTAGDNRNEPALATS
- a CDS encoding YaiI/YqxD family protein, translating into MTDDSAPSIVIYVDADACPVKAEVYRVAERYRLKVFVVANSYINTPRDPLIERIVVGADPDAADDWIVERADARSIVITADIPLASRAVKAGAVVIAPNGRVHTADSVGMALATRNLMQGLRDAGEITGGPGAFTPRDRSNFLSALDNAIVRLKRSGG
- a CDS encoding NAD(P)/FAD-dependent oxidoreductase, producing the protein MSERFTSASDLRRSYDLVIVGAGPAGLAAAATASGFGLSVLLADENGAPGGQIYRGITRSSEADRRRLGPDYAAGKKLSAAFAESAAAYTLGALVWSVAPTDEETPDADYPLEVGISLGGVARAIGAQRVLLATGAIERPFPIPGWTLPGVMSAGAAQILLKTSALAPSGRTVIAGSGPLLYLLASQLIAAGAPPVALVDTTPRKNWRVALPDFPAFAMSSYAAKGLKLLFDVAKRIRVIRNVSALEAVGGDKFETLIVTRTNGTMERIDADLLLLHQGVAPNLNLSSAAGCALEWDEKQALFRPKRDEWLESSEAGISIAGDGGGIVGAQASVIEGEIAGLVAAFRLSRISKEMFAQRGAELKKRLASVLRGRAFLDRLFRPADEFRVPQRDDAIVCRCEEVSAGRVRATAALGVQGPNQMKAFLRCGMGPCQGRLCGLTVSEMIAQARGVSPADVGYYRLRPPVKPVPLREFAAMPQSDAAITAVAGFVERSVEKGSAAGSLEPDNRIVER
- a CDS encoding (2Fe-2S)-binding protein; translated protein: MYRRLPDRARALVRFTFDGEALTAQEGDTVAAALLAAGQLATRHTPVSRAPRAPYCMMGVCFECLVVIDGAPNRQGCLTPVVEGMRVETQQGAAVFEDAE
- a CDS encoding FAD-dependent oxidoreductase, coding for MTYDVIVVGGGLVGVSVGWGLARRKLSVAILDEGDVALRAARANFGLVWVQSKGLGSTAYSRWSRRSAASWAELNAALKDETGIDSGHSQPGGFSIRLTDLEMQRGEASMAKLAAQPGMNAPGVPPLTYELLDHAETKRRLPHIGPTVAGAIFSPLDGHANPLRLLAAFHAALKQRGATYLPHRKAMSIVHRNGGFEVSGEGWTLGAGKLVIAAGLGGAKLAPMVGLSTPLVPSRGQIIVTERLQPFLHHPTGSLRQTDEGTVLIGESKEATLDSERPRPPVTAVLAERAVRSFPLLGNANAMRVWTGFRVVTPDGFPAYDQSSTCPGAFSLACHSGVTLAANHALTLPEQIAAGALSDELSSFSARRFDVPAAA
- a CDS encoding aminotransferase class III-fold pyridoxal phosphate-dependent enzyme → MLSNSLRALDHDHWIHPVISWKGHEAAGVKVLRSGRGAFLTDGEGREHLDGFAGLWCVNVGYGQDSIVEVAAEQMRRLPYATGYFHFGSEPAIRLSAKLAEIAPGDLSHSYFTLGGSDAVDSAIRLIRYYYNVTGRPQKKRFIALERGYHGSSSTGAGLTALPAFHLNFDLPTVEQHHIPSPYPYRNPVGDDPEAIIAASVAQLKAKVEELGADTVAAFFCEPVQGSGGVVVPPKGWLKAMREAARELDILFVADEVITGFGRTGPMFACEAEGVVPDLMTMAKGLTSGYAPMGAVMFGEKVYRGIADNAPAGAPVGHGYTYSGHPVSAAVALEVIRLYEEGGVLANGQASGAHFERKLAKLADHPLVGDVRARGLVAGIELVADKRTRAKFPKELRVADHLARFGEENRVIFRAFADDVIGLAPALTLTTAEIDLLVSRIAKTLDDVLELPEVRGALVA
- a CDS encoding Lrp/AsnC family transcriptional regulator; the encoded protein is MKLDRIDMKILAQLQRNGRLTNVNLADAVGLSASPCLLRVKRLEQAGYISGYGAHLNLARLGETVTVFTEITLTDHTKEYFQRFEAALRRIDEAMECHLVSGGYDYLVKFVTRGLSHYQEIVEGMLERNIGISKYFSYIVIKTPIQKFEHPLGSLFEGRLSQ
- a CDS encoding glyoxylate/hydroxypyruvate reductase A → MNDRPVFIYTSEPKRGLVWADIFARELPDVEFRIWKEGVRTDDADYLAAWMPPADLAARFPKLEVLFSVGAGVDQLDMRKIPEKVAVVRMVDPELTRSMVEYALFGVIALHRDAPIYAADKQAGRWRERPILRAAERTVGVMGLGVLGRAVAEAVRDQGFPVRGWSASPKAIDGVRTFAGVESLGEFLSGSDILICLLPLTVETRGILCASTFAAMPEGSRLLAIGRGGHIVADDLVAALDSGQIACAVLDVLPQEPPAVDDPLFRHPLVMVTPHVASFAHPASSAMQVISAIRRHRAGEPLLNRVDRLRSY